A stretch of Triticum aestivum cultivar Chinese Spring chromosome 1D, IWGSC CS RefSeq v2.1, whole genome shotgun sequence DNA encodes these proteins:
- the LOC123181515 gene encoding putative E3 ubiquitin-protein ligase RING1a isoform X1, protein MIKRRFFRQDHGDNSASSSSSSSGSDSDRDPAEEEVSEEEVEGEQEQVKEEEDDDEAEVESGEEQEKEVEEQAEDEGSGYQSEDSSGHHVDSPCAGLLSDENSSLVYEQYQAISLPVKKASSGDADSAKGAVNKDDTVGVDFNNYILKCKSVYKCKLCPRIMCLSEEMVRVHLESKRHARSKKLLGEGRLKMVLNSDGELEEEAETHAERHARTIALAQQVQKPKKDSGRQRQNRRRQKRSQNRLKDKDQRHNSGTEGARPNNRTTDKKMPNLETAAKKMPNLETAAKKRRKTEK, encoded by the exons ATGATCAAGAGGCGCTTCTTCAGGCAAGACCACGGCGACAATAGCgcctcctcgtcatcctcctcgtcGGGGTCAGATTCGGACCGTGACCCCGCGGAAGAAGAGGTCTCGGAGGAGGAAGTAGAAGGGGAGCAagaacaagtaaaagaagaagaagatgatgatgaagcgGAGGTGGAGTCGGGGGAAGAACAGGAAAAGGAAGTAGAGGAGCAGGCCGAAGATGAGG GTTCTGGATACCAAAGTGAGGACAGCTCTGGACATCATGTTGATAGTCCTTGTGCAG GTTTACTTTCAGATGAGAACAGCAGTCTGGTGTATGAACAATACCAAGCAATCAGTTTGCCTGTTAAGAAAGCATCAAGTGGCGATGCTGATTCTGCCAAAGGTGCTGTTAACAAGGATGACACTGTTGGGGTCGATTTCAATAACTACATTCTGAAGTGCAAATCTGTGTATAAGTGCAAGCTTTGTCCCAGAATCATGTGCTTAAGTGAGGAGATGGTCAGGGTACATCTTGAATCAAAG AGACATGCTCGATCAAAGAAACTACTGGGAGAAGGTAGGCTTAAGATGGTGCTCAACAGTGATGGTGAGCTGGAGGAAGAGGCAGAGACACATGCTGAACGACATGCCCGAACTATAGCTCTTGCCCAG CAAGTACAAAAGCCCAAGAAGGATTCAGGCAGGCAGCGACAAAATCGGAGAAGACAGAAG AGGTCGCAGAATCGTCTCAAGGACAAAGATCAGAGACACAACTCTGGAACGGAAGGTGCAAGGCCGAACAATCGAACTACTGATAAGAAAATGCCGAATCTTGAAACTGCTGCTAAGAAAATGCCGAATCTTGAAACTGCTGCTAAGAAAAGGCGCAAGACTGAAAAATAA
- the LOC123181515 gene encoding putative E3 ubiquitin-protein ligase RING1a isoform X2, whose amino-acid sequence MIKRRFFRQDHGDNSASSSSSSSGSDSDRDPAEEEVSEEEVEGEQEQVKEEEDDDEAEVESGEEQEKEVEEQAEDEGSGYQSEDSSGHHVDSPCADENSSLVYEQYQAISLPVKKASSGDADSAKGAVNKDDTVGVDFNNYILKCKSVYKCKLCPRIMCLSEEMVRVHLESKRHARSKKLLGEGRLKMVLNSDGELEEEAETHAERHARTIALAQQVQKPKKDSGRQRQNRRRQKRSQNRLKDKDQRHNSGTEGARPNNRTTDKKMPNLETAAKKMPNLETAAKKRRKTEK is encoded by the exons ATGATCAAGAGGCGCTTCTTCAGGCAAGACCACGGCGACAATAGCgcctcctcgtcatcctcctcgtcGGGGTCAGATTCGGACCGTGACCCCGCGGAAGAAGAGGTCTCGGAGGAGGAAGTAGAAGGGGAGCAagaacaagtaaaagaagaagaagatgatgatgaagcgGAGGTGGAGTCGGGGGAAGAACAGGAAAAGGAAGTAGAGGAGCAGGCCGAAGATGAGG GTTCTGGATACCAAAGTGAGGACAGCTCTGGACATCATGTTGATAGTCCTTGTGCAG ATGAGAACAGCAGTCTGGTGTATGAACAATACCAAGCAATCAGTTTGCCTGTTAAGAAAGCATCAAGTGGCGATGCTGATTCTGCCAAAGGTGCTGTTAACAAGGATGACACTGTTGGGGTCGATTTCAATAACTACATTCTGAAGTGCAAATCTGTGTATAAGTGCAAGCTTTGTCCCAGAATCATGTGCTTAAGTGAGGAGATGGTCAGGGTACATCTTGAATCAAAG AGACATGCTCGATCAAAGAAACTACTGGGAGAAGGTAGGCTTAAGATGGTGCTCAACAGTGATGGTGAGCTGGAGGAAGAGGCAGAGACACATGCTGAACGACATGCCCGAACTATAGCTCTTGCCCAG CAAGTACAAAAGCCCAAGAAGGATTCAGGCAGGCAGCGACAAAATCGGAGAAGACAGAAG AGGTCGCAGAATCGTCTCAAGGACAAAGATCAGAGACACAACTCTGGAACGGAAGGTGCAAGGCCGAACAATCGAACTACTGATAAGAAAATGCCGAATCTTGAAACTGCTGCTAAGAAAATGCCGAATCTTGAAACTGCTGCTAAGAAAAGGCGCAAGACTGAAAAATAA